A window from Gasterosteus aculeatus chromosome 14, fGasAcu3.hap1.1, whole genome shotgun sequence encodes these proteins:
- the sec16a gene encoding protein transport protein Sec16A isoform X2: protein MQRPPATGPPGASGPPPPGPDMYRRTRPHKHATAAAATAQPITNPFAFVRAPPPMAAGPSLAAGGLPTVPSSNPPPMQAPPNTMYSQASSGLPPQLQTRGDVPAPHSGPPPSSLPGVTLFNPHSAASPGVYPAPSPVGYASSHTEQGYFNSTEPTPSMTTEPPSLAPVPGQTPFNQEFQRQPAPQPMMFQPVPPTTSYSQWPPDHGSRPPSVQNYFQPTSDPPPQAFNLPPQTQMYPSHTPSPHHNTPTPPTHAGRPQVQAPLPPQNPVNPPSSQWPDPNAPQQHNSHFQNPSYFSQTSAPQDSWFNTPPLDSGYHQMGTGPAHAHPRPYSVGSQQASNTGPAPNSAPAPVQVPYSQESGSLSMFFKDNDVENEETLAGDRNKAVNGLPGSFQPQSNPQAHSGQADVPLDYQGPPPADNSHLPYMSDGNPQASTHMSPDPHYDHVENLECVPNQEVLPSDIHGIPAAAGAAPGAAHVDQYETGPNLETPDSIQRPIRSASVSSNYSNMSHGSGSGTRRQQGVVGTFIQQESPRLTDDANLSAATGGYFEQIDTSPAVDVGVPHSSLEQMWPTTPSPPKPTGIFQASANSSFEPVRSHGVGVRPAEVDTANVVAEMGADAIPGNLEQPPDNMENIYGSAGGVPNLPHPVVHSLSRPSSRAFGGSRPCESPATTLWAQHDPGSLAASIVLAPAAPTVLAPLREPSTDVIQPPEDGPLDLQPSQRIQPSSQQHSENLENPPEVSEAEPTDPQGILGYASLLVSDSLDQPVLIAPPVSNYSVISPSTPAQASSQSSPRETTPPVRIVPQEQPPMTSNHNPLFAPGFMSFNSSASNQSPLNLTRDNTQAATQDNTTPPVRPPLSRGQSLAGDGPSSPQVNPQASPATAPVSNHNQPSNYELLDFSMHQSQAQNPTSGHPLSLHESPQSSNGFYLQVTKDAQQGVRAQGNVPVQMPASSSTPQVPPAPSQAAANSQPPPAEHPRTSDPRAAPQGQNDAPPVSGSGGQPSRDQYPPPAQGPPTGRAPPSAVAAAAAYPPWPAGPVPPGASHPAAAEPPRPPSSAGSQQGYGPPPPVPGQMYGGYYGNYGEYPDSRYPPGQYPPQPGQYPPPPGPYPPPPGDPRAQQYYQEGPYRGRVDPWYGRYEGQIPQARDPNYQYREPQPERPSSRASQYSDRPSSRQGYPEDYQRANPSAYSEYYADYAKHYEYGGYNYGQYDPRYREYYDPAYWANYGDSYKARDNLYNQQAYPARKEGYEDQWQYYPGYDASFDDDYRRRREPYADDFDRRSVHSEQSAHSVHSSQSHHSRRSSFSSRSQQSQVYTSQPDLVSAVYDTTSSTLAVDYSYAQYPNQPDATQNYSQYLYPSEYTADSTWIAPDQPPPRPATPEKFTMPHRCARFGPGGHLVQVLPNLPSAGQPALVDIHNLETILQDTPDQAELRSFPGPLVKEETHKVDVIKFSQNKALECSRDNNLLDRDSARLLWEFIVLLCRQNGTVVGTDIADLLLKEHRSVWLPGKSPNEANLIDFNNEPLARAEEGPGAGPLSLLSDTFMTVPENLGKETERFRELLLFGRKKDALEAAMKGGLWGHALLLASKMDNRTHARVMTRFANSLPINDPLQTVYQLMSGRMPASATCCGEEKWGDWRPHLAMVLSNLTHTLDLDTRTITTMGDTLVSKGLVDAAHFCYLMAQVGLGVFTKKSTKMVLIGSNHSLSFHQCATNEAIQRTEAYEYAQSLGSQSCSLPNFQVFKLIYACRLAEAGLSAQAFHYCEVISRNVLMQPSYYSPVFISQIIQMSEKLRFFDPQLKEKPEQELFNEPEWLIHLRQLDGQMRTGVITYNEDRATPTQFDCSSPSSDLDQLSPAEPYSVPHANHEVDGPAPDNQLMSSLLPGAQPQGVQLMPPAPTSILQDGMAPPQPLPTGEVPQFYPVPPSGPPGHMALSGYPPQDPGFAPPPFQPQPEQTEMYPGAHQQPLHAGHTSPYAHPAQLPHSPVQMNPPPPQMHHHMPNHVNQHMPPSPGHMAPAQQMSHPPPEMHAAQAISSSPRRSSFTPQMDFYDHMAHVAPGRRSRTTSQSSMHMASGRRSRTTSESSTHSGGRERSNSAVKQASPPPPSIPEQPRAEESKRVKKDSPKKGGGRGGGGGGGGGGWLNWLYRKGKNEAHLPDDKNKSIVWDENKQKWVDLNEPEEESKPLPPPPPGFPKMPHMPGPGGPGGPPSGGPPVNMFSRRAGTKSRYVDVLNPGRIAKPGGTAPPPAEIFAPLAPMSMPANLFVPSSAPGDQQPLEGSEGANQEQNSPNAIAATQMFNPTLLPPAPEGPAMPDGSRSGELSRSSSMSSLSREVSQHLNQSPAQETAPAGGVTFYNPAAQFAQPSGGGARSGRLGGPRQYPVLK, encoded by the exons ATGCAGCGTCCTCCTGCGACCGGACCTCCAGGAGCCTCGGGCCCACCTCCGCCCGGGCCCGATATGTACCGCAGGACCAGGCCTCACAAGCATGcaacggcagcagcagccactgCACAACCCATCACAAACCCTTTTGCTTTTGTTAGAGCGCCTCCCCCTATGGCTGCAGGTCCGTCTTTGGCTGCAGGTGGTCTCCCAACAGTACCCAGCAGCAATCCCCCACCAATGCAAGCCCCACCTAACACCATGTACTCTCAGGCCAGCTCAGGGCTGCCTCCACAACTGCAGACGCGGGGGGATGTCCCAGCTCCTCATTCTGGTCCGCCACCCTCCTCTCTACCAGGGGTGACGCTGTTCAACCCTCACAGTGCAGCATCCCCCGGTGTCTACCCAGCACCCAGTCCTGTAGGATATGCATCGTCGCATACTGAACAGGGTTATTTTAATTCAACAGAACCGACGCCATCTATGACCACAGAGCCGCCGTCTTTGGCCCCAGTACCGGGCCAGACCCCTTTCAACCAGGAATTTCAACGACAGCCTGCTCCTCAGCCCATGATGTTCCAGCCCGttccccccaccacctcctatTCTCAGTGGCCCCCTGATCATGGAAGTCGCCCTCCGTCTGTTCAGAATTATTTCCAGCCTACTAGTGACCCTCCGCCACAGGCTTTCAATTTACCCCCACAGACCCAGATGTACCCCTCCCACACCCCATCGCCCCATCacaacacccccacccctccaacaCACGCCGGACGTCCCCAGGTtcaagctcctcttcctccccaaaaCCCTGTAAATCCCCCAAGTTCACAGTGGCCCGACCCAAATGCACCTCAGCAGCATAATTCCCACTTCCAAAATCCAAGCTATTTCAGTCAGACATCTGCCCCCCAGGACTCATGGTTCAATACACCTCCATTGGACTCAGGCTACCACCAAATGGGGACCGGCCCAGCGCATGCTCACCCCCGGCCTTACTCTGTTGGATCGCAACAAGCGTCCAACACTGGGCCTGCACCTAATTCTGCCCCTGCCCCAGTCCAAGTCCCGTACTCTCAGGAGTCTGGTTCACTCTCAATGTTCTTCAAAGACAATGATGTGGAAAACGAGGAAACACTGGCCGGAGACCGAAACAAGGCAGTCAACGGTCTCCCGGGATCCTTTCAGCCTCAGAGCAACCCACAAGCCCATAGTGGCCAAGCAGATGTTCCTTTGGATTATCAAGGACCTCCTCCAGCAGATAATTCCCACCTACCGTACATGAGTGATGGAAACCCTCAGGCAAGCACCCATATGTCTCCTGATCCCCATTACGACCATGTGGAGAATTTGGAGTGTGTGCCGAACCAGGAAGTATTACCCAGTGATATCCATGgcatccctgctgctgctggtgctgctcctGGTGCAGCGCATGTCGACCAGTATGAAACCGGCCCTAACCTGGAGACTCCTGATTCCATCCAAAGACCGATTAGATCTGCCAGCGTGTCCTCCAACTATAGCAATATGAGCCATGGAAGTGGAAGCGGCACCCGAAGGCAGCAGGGAGTAGTCGGTACCTTTATTCAGCAGGAAAGCCCGCGTCTCACCGATGATGCCAACCTCTCTGCTGCCACTGGAGGCTACTTTGAGCAGATCGACACTTCTCCAGCTGTTGATGTGGGCGTGCCACACAGCTCCCTGGAGCAGATGTGGCCCACCACACCTAGCCCCCCCAAACCAACTGGTATCTTTCAGGCCAGTGCAAACAGCTCCTTTGAACCTGTACGCTCCCATGGGGTTGGGGTGCGTCCGGCCGAAGTTGATACGGCCAACGTGGTTGCAGAAATGGGTGCCGATGCTATCCCCGGCAATCTGGAGCAGCCGCCGGATAACATGGAAAATATTTATGGCTCAGCAGGGGGTGTTCCTAATCTGCCACACCCAGTggttcactctctctctcgacCTTCATCCCGTGCTTTTGGGGGCAGTCGGCCCTGCGAGAGCCCCGCCACGACCCTGTGGGCTCAGCATGATCCCGGCAGCCTGGCCGCCAGCATCGTCCTGGCCCCCGCAGCCCCAACAGTACTCGCCCCTTTACGGGAGCCCAGTACCGATGTCATCCAACCTCCAGAGGATGGCCCGCTGGACCTGCAACCCTCTCAGAGAATCCAGCCATCTTCACAGCAGCACTCGGAGAACCTAGAGAACCCACCAGAGGTGAGTGAGGCAGAGCCGACCGACCCTCAAGGCATCCTGGGCTACGCTTCTCTCCTTGTGTCCGACTCGCTCGATCAGCCGGTATTGATTGCCCCGCCGGTGTCCAATTACAGTGTGATCTCCCCCAGTACCCCTGCTCAAGCATCCAGTCAAAGTAGCCCAAGGGAAACAACCCCCCCTGTAAGAATTGTCCCACAGGAACAACCTCCAATGACCTCCAATCACAATCCATTGTTTGCCCCTGGATTTATGAGCTTCAATTCTTCTGCATCTAACCAGAGTCCGCTCAATCTGACTCGAGACAACACACAAGCAGCAACACAAGACAACACAACTCCGCCGGTCCGCCCTCCTCTCTCAAGGGGCCAATCGCTGGCTGGAGACGGCCCCTCTTCTCCCCAAGTTAATCCACAGGCTTCTCCCGCAACTGCTCCTGTCTCTAATCATAATCAGCCGTCAAATTATGAACTGCTTGATTTTTCTATGCACCAATCACAAGCCCAGAACCCAACGTCTGGCCATCCTTTGTCTCTACACGAGTCACCGCAGTCTAGTAATGGATTTTACCTACAGGTCACCAAAGATGCTCAGCAGGGGGTAAGAGCACAAGGGAATGTCCCTGTCCAGATGCCGGCCTCTTCATCTACCCCACAGGTACCACCAGCACCCTCCCAAGCAGCTGCAAACAGCCAACCCCCACCGGCCGAACATCCCAGGACATCCGACCCTCGGGCGGCGCCGCAGGGACAGAATGATGCTCCTCCTGTTTCAGGGAGTGGAGGACAACCCTCTAGGGACCAGTATCCACCTCCAGCACAGGGGCCTCCCACAGGGAGGGCTCCCCcatccgctgttgctgctgctgctgcatacccCCCATGGCCTGCGGGACCAGTACCTCCAGGAGCTTCCCACCCAGCTGCCGCAGAACCACCTCGACCGCCTTCCTCTGCAGGCAGCCAGCAAGGCTATGGACCCCCTCCTCCAGTGCCAGGGCAGATGTATGGTGGCTATTATGGTAATTATGGAGAATACCCGGATAGCAGGTATCCACCTGGCCAGTACCCACCTCAACCTGGCCAGTACCCACCTCCGCCTGGCCCGTATCCACCTCCGCCTGGGGATCCTAGAGCACAGCAATATTATCAA GAGGGTCCATACAGGGGCAGAGTAGATCCTTGGTACGGCCGATATGAGGGGCAGATCCCACAGGCTCGCGATCCAAACTACCAGTACAGAGAGCCCCAGCCTGAGCGCCCCAGCTCCAGAGCCAGTCAGTACTCTGACAGGCCCTCATCCAG GCAAGGATATCCTGAAGATTACCAGAGAGCCAACCCAAGTGCCTACAGTGAATATTATGCAGATTACGCCAAACACTATGAATACGGAG GCTACAACTACGGACAGTATGACCCCCGGTACAGAGAATACTATGATCCCGCCTACTGGGCGAATTATGGTGACAGCTACAAAGCCAGAGACAACTTGTACAATCAACAGGCTTATCCTGCCAG GAAAGAGGGCTACGAGGATCAGTGGCAGTACTACCCCGGCTATGATGCCAGCTTCGATGATGACTACCGGCGACGCAGAGAGCCGTACGCCGATGACTTTGACCGGCGCAGCGTCCACAGCGAGCAGTCGGCGCACAGTGTGCACAGCTCTCAGAGCCACCACAGCAGGCGGAGCAGCTTCAGCTCGCGATCACAACAG AGCCAGGTGTACACAAGCCAGCCTGACTTGGTGTCAGCAGTCTATGACACCACATCATCCACGCTGGCTGTGGACTACTCCTATGCACAGTACCCCAACCAGCCTGATGCCACCCAGAACTACAGCCAGTACCTGTATCCCTCCGAGTACACGGCAGACAGCACCTGGATCGCCCCTGATCAGC CTCCTCCACGTCCTGCAACTCCAGAGAAGTTCACGATGCCCCACCGTTGTGCCCGCTTTGGACCTGGCGGTCATCTGGTTCAAGTTCTGCCCAACCTCCCCTCAGCTGGACAGCCTGCTCTCGTTGATATCCACAATTTGGAG ACCATCCTGCAAGATACCCCGGATCAGGCTGAGCTCCGATCTTTCCCTGGACCGCTTGTTAA GGAGGAGACCCACAAGGTGGACGTGATCAAGTTCTCCCAGAACAAAGCGCTGGAGTGTTCCCGTGACAACAACCTCTTGGACAGGGACTCTGCCCGCCTGCTCTGGGAATTCATCGTGCTGCTCTGCAGACAGAACGGG ACCGTGGTCGGCACGGACATCGCCGACCTGCTGCTCAAGGAGCACCGCTCAGTGTGGCTGCCGGGCAAAAGTCCAAACGAAGCCAACTTGATTGATTTCAACAACGAACCGCTGGCACGAGCCGAGGAGGGCCCAGGAGCCGGGCCGCTATCCCTCCTATCCGACACCTTCATGACCGTCCCAGAGAACCTTGGCAAGGAAACCGAACGCTTccgggagctgctgctgtttggccGCAAGAAG GACGCCCTAGAGGCGGCTATGAAGGGGGGTCTCTGGGGCCACGCCCTGCTGTTGGCCAGTAAGATGGACAACCGGACCCATGCACGTGTCATGACAAG GTTTGCCAACAGTTTGCCCATCAATGACCCTCTTCAGACAGTGTACCAGCTCATGTCTGGGAGGATGCCTGCATCAGCCACC TGCTGCGGGGAGGAGAAGTGGGGGGACTGGCGCCCCCACCTGGCCATGGTGCTGTccaacctcacacacacgctggacCTGGACACTCGCACCATCACCACTATGGGGGACACCCTCG TATCCAAGGGGCTGGTTGACGCCGCTCACTTCTGCTACTTGATGGCCCAGGTCGGTCTGGGAGTCTTCACGAAGAAGAGCACCAAGATGGTTCTGATCGGCTCCAACCACAG TTTGTCCTTTCACCAATGTGCGACCAATGAAGCTATCCAGAGGACTGAGGCCTACGAGTATGCTCAGTCTCTGGGCTCGCAGTCGTGCTCACTACCCAATTTCCAG GTGTTCAAGTTGATCTATGCATGCCGTCTGGCCGAAGCGGGTCTGAGCGCTCAGGCCTTCCACTACTGTGAAGTCATTTCACGGAATGTCCTCATGCAGCCTTCCTATTACTCTCCTGTTTTCATAAGCCAAATTATACAG ATGTCGGAAAAGCTGCGATTCTTTGATCCACAACTGAAGGAGAAGCCGGAGCAGGAGTTGTTCAATGAGCCGGAATGGCTGATCCACCTCAGGCAGCTGGATGGACAgatgagg ACGGGAGTGATCACATACAACGAAGACCGAGCAACTCCTACACAGTTCGACTGCAGCAGCCCCAGCTCCGACCTGGACCAGCTGAGTCCAGCGGAACCGTACAGCGTGCCTCATGCTAATCATGAGGTAGACGGCCCCGCCCCCGACAACCAACTGATGAGCTCTTTACTGCCCGGGGCTCAACCGCAGGGAGTTCAGCTGATGCCCCCAG CTCCCACCTCTATCCTCCAAGACGGGATGGCACCTCCTCAGCCCTTGCCCACCGGTGAGGTCCCCCAGTTCTACCCAGTACCCCCCAGTGGACCCCCAGGCCACATGGCCCTCTCGGGCTACCCTCCACAGGACCCTGGCTTTGCCCCGCCTCCCTTTCAACCCCAACCGGAGCAGACCGAGATGTACCCAGGAGCCCATCAGCAGCCTCTTCATGCGGGCCACACGTCTCCGTACGCGCACCCCGCTCAGCTGCCGCATTCACCAGTACAGATGAACCCCCCGCCGCCCCAGATGCACCATCACATGCCCAATCACGTGAACCAACACATGCCCCCTTCCCCCGGGCACATGGCGCCTGCACAGCAGATGTCCCACCCCCCGCCGGAGATGCACGCTGCTCAGGCCATATCCTCCTCCCCACGCAGGAGCTCCTTCACACCACAGATGGACTTCTATGACCACATGGCTCACGTT GCCCCCGGCAGGAGGTCACGGACAACGTCACAGTCTTCGATGCATATG GCTTCGGGGCGCCGCTCTCGCACCACCTCAGAATCTTCTACTCACTCGGGCGGCAGGGAGCGGAGCAACTCGGCCGTCAAGCAGGCCTCTCCGCCTCCGCCCTCGATCCCCGAACAGCCGCGCGCAGAAGAGTCCAAGAGAGTCAAGAAAGACTCCCCGAAAAAG GGTGGTGgtaggggtggaggaggaggaggaggtggtggtggttggcTAAACTGGCTCTATAGGAAGGGAAAGAACGAGGCTCACTTGCCcgatgacaaaaacaaatct ATTGTCTGGGATGAAAATAAGCAGAAATGGGTGGACTTGAACGAGCCTGAAGAGGAG agcaagccccttccacctcctccccccggctTTCCCAAGATGCCACACATGCCTGGTCCCGGAGGACCTGGCGGACCTCCGAGTGGTGGCCCTCCTGTCAACATGTTCTCCAGGAGAGCGG gcACAAAGAGCCGGTATGTGGACGTTCTGAACCCCGGCAGGATTGCTAAGCCGGGCGGAACGGCGCCTCCTCCTGCGGAGATCTTCGCCCCTTTGGCGCCAATGTCCATGCCCGCTAACTTGTTTGTGCCTAGTTCGG CTCCTGGCGATCAACAACCTCTGGAAGGCAGCGAAGGAGCAAATCAGGAGCAGAATTCACCGAACGCCATCGCTGCTACACAG ATGTTCAACCCAACGTTGTTACCGCCCGCCCCAGAAGGTCCTGCCATGCCTGATGGTTCACGATCCGGGGAG CTCTCGCGTTCTAGCTCAATGAGTTCTTTATCACGAGAAGTGAGTCAGCATTTAAACCAG AGTCCCGCCCAGGAAACGGCACCCGCTGGAGGCGTCACCTTTTATAACCCTGCAGCACAGTTTGCACAG CCATCGGGAGGCGGAGCCCGCTCTGGGCGTTTGGGGGGTCCGCGGCAGTACCCGGTGTTGAAATAA